Proteins from a genomic interval of Bacteroidota bacterium:
- a CDS encoding acetyl-CoA carboxylase biotin carboxyl carrier protein subunit, translated as MEDQDNKQKYQYLSVDYVKYKTTLTDKYLSRKTYVEKDPRLITAFIPGTIRKVFVKPGSKVKTGDKLLILDAMKMNNIIVAPMDSVIKEIHAKPGKTVAKNELLIELN; from the coding sequence ATGGAAGATCAGGATAATAAACAAAAATACCAGTACTTGTCGGTCGATTACGTGAAATACAAAACCACACTGACCGACAAATACCTGAGTCGAAAAACATACGTGGAAAAAGACCCAAGGCTTATCACTGCTTTTATTCCCGGAACGATCAGGAAGGTTTTCGTTAAACCCGGCAGCAAGGTAAAAACCGGAGATAAACTCCTTATCCTGGATGCCATGAAAATGAACAACATCATCGTTGCTCCAATGGATTCGGTTATAAAGGAAATTCACGCCAAGCCAGGAAAGACAGTAGCTAAAAACGAGTTACTGATCGAACTCAATTGA
- the yihA gene encoding ribosome biogenesis GTP-binding protein YihA/YsxC, with amino-acid sequence MTFPVHTAVFLKSIKEMDKAPPANLPEYAFIGRSNVGKSSLINMITNRKNLAKTSSTPGKTQLINFFLINESWYLADLPGYGYAKRSKADRESWGIMIRDYLIRRKNLVSVFILLDVRLEPQSSDIDFIHWLGSVELPFVLVFTKADKLSKLALRHNIEHYQNFLLQTWEELPQMFITSVTENRGRGEILDFINRNNELFRESFSQQIN; translated from the coding sequence ATGACATTTCCGGTTCACACGGCAGTTTTCCTGAAATCCATTAAAGAGATGGATAAGGCACCTCCTGCGAATTTGCCTGAATATGCTTTCATCGGGCGGTCGAATGTGGGGAAGTCGTCACTCATTAATATGATCACCAACCGTAAGAATCTGGCAAAAACATCTTCAACTCCGGGTAAAACTCAGTTGATAAATTTTTTCCTGATCAATGAGTCGTGGTATCTGGCGGATCTTCCCGGTTATGGTTATGCGAAGCGTTCAAAAGCAGACAGGGAATCGTGGGGGATCATGATACGGGATTACCTTATCCGGCGTAAGAATCTTGTAAGTGTGTTTATCCTGTTGGATGTCAGGCTGGAGCCTCAATCATCGGATATTGATTTTATCCATTGGCTGGGATCGGTTGAGTTGCCGTTTGTGCTGGTGTTCACTAAAGCAGATAAGCTTAGTAAGCTGGCATTGCGGCATAATATAGAGCATTACCAGAATTTCCTGTTGCAAACCTGGGAAGAATTACCTCAGATGTTCATTACATCGGTAACCGAAAACAGGGGGCGTGGGGAGATCCTTGATTTCATAAACCGGAACAATGAGTTGTTCCGGGAGTCATTTTCGCAACAGATCAATTGA